The Mesorhizobium sp. M1D.F.Ca.ET.043.01.1.1 genome contains a region encoding:
- a CDS encoding RidA family protein has translation MTPYIRLAELGLTLPEPPTPIANFVTHAESGRLIFLSGQGPLRSDGTLCTGKVGEDVTVEQAYEHARLTGLNLLAVMHAAAGDLGRIVRVVKLLGFVNATPNFSDHPKVVNGCSDLFANVFDRIGGHARSAIGVGSLPGNITVEIEAVVEIAA, from the coding sequence ATGACGCCTTACATCCGGCTCGCCGAACTCGGCCTGACGCTGCCCGAGCCGCCGACGCCCATCGCCAACTTCGTTACCCATGCCGAGAGCGGCCGGCTTATCTTCCTCTCCGGCCAGGGGCCGCTGCGCTCCGACGGCACGCTCTGCACCGGCAAGGTCGGCGAGGATGTCACCGTCGAGCAGGCCTATGAGCATGCCCGCCTCACCGGCCTCAATCTGCTTGCCGTCATGCATGCGGCGGCGGGCGATCTCGGCCGCATCGTGCGCGTAGTGAAACTGCTCGGCTTCGTCAACGCGACGCCCAACTTCAGCGATCACCCGAAAGTGGTCAACGGATGCTCCGATCTTTTCGCCAACGTCTTTGATAGGATCGGCGGGCACGCGCGCTCGGCCATCGGCGTCGGCTCGCTGCCCGGCAACATCACGGTCGAAATCGAGGCGGTGGTCGAGATCGCCGCCTAA
- a CDS encoding aminotransferase class V-fold PLP-dependent enzyme, producing MTISNMTIRERLGLRPIINVSGTMTTLGASIIVPEAISAMAEIASQWVEMDDLQRAASTVIARLTGGEAGFITACCASGITMAIAGAMTGTNLLAMERLPDDTEGLKSEVVIQLGHIVNYGAPIDQSIRVAGAKAIPAGTVSVTQDYHVREAINDRTAAALYVVAHHTVQYGMLSLEEFCEICHAKNIPVIVDAASEYDLRSFLARGADIVVYSGHKFLSGPTSGIVTGRKDLVRAAYLQNRGVARAMKVGKESIAGTMAALEAWEKRDHAGIRRREEAALNLWKDALQGIPGIGAQIIPDPTANPLDRLQVFVRPESRFTAAGLASALAAGSPPVIVRNHEVERGHFFLDPCNLHPGEAEIVAEQLRAILTAKERPVDAMKAARKDSAGALRWPD from the coding sequence ATGACGATCTCCAACATGACAATCCGCGAGCGTCTCGGCCTTCGCCCGATCATCAACGTGTCCGGCACGATGACGACGCTGGGCGCCTCGATCATCGTTCCCGAGGCGATCAGCGCCATGGCCGAAATCGCCTCGCAATGGGTGGAGATGGACGATCTGCAGCGCGCCGCGAGCACCGTCATTGCGCGCCTCACCGGCGGCGAGGCCGGCTTCATCACCGCCTGCTGTGCCTCAGGCATCACCATGGCGATCGCCGGCGCGATGACCGGCACCAACCTTTTGGCAATGGAACGGCTGCCGGACGACACCGAAGGGCTGAAGTCCGAGGTCGTCATCCAGCTCGGCCACATCGTCAATTACGGCGCGCCGATCGACCAGTCGATCCGCGTCGCCGGCGCCAAAGCAATCCCCGCCGGCACGGTCAGCGTCACGCAGGATTACCACGTGCGCGAGGCGATCAACGACCGCACGGCGGCCGCACTCTACGTCGTCGCGCACCACACCGTGCAATACGGCATGCTTTCGCTGGAGGAATTCTGCGAGATTTGTCACGCCAAAAACATTCCGGTGATCGTCGATGCGGCTTCCGAATACGACCTGCGCAGCTTCCTCGCGCGCGGCGCCGACATCGTCGTCTATAGCGGCCACAAATTCCTGAGCGGCCCGACCAGCGGCATCGTCACCGGCCGCAAGGATCTCGTCCGCGCCGCCTATCTGCAGAACCGCGGCGTGGCGCGGGCCATGAAGGTCGGCAAGGAAAGCATCGCCGGCACCATGGCCGCGCTCGAGGCCTGGGAGAAGCGCGACCATGCCGGGATCCGTCGCCGCGAGGAGGCGGCGCTCAATCTGTGGAAGGACGCACTCCAGGGCATTCCCGGCATCGGCGCGCAGATCATCCCCGACCCGACCGCCAATCCGCTCGATCGCCTGCAGGTCTTCGTGCGCCCGGAAAGCCGCTTCACCGCTGCCGGCCTCGCATCGGCGTTGGCCGCCGGCTCGCCGCCGGTCATCGTGCGCAACCACGAGGTCGAGCGCGGCCATTTCTTCCTCGACCCGTGCAACCTCCATCCGGGCGAAGCGGAGATCGTGGCCGAGCAACTGCGCGCCATTCTGACGGCCAAGGAGCGTCCCGTAGATGCAATGAAAGCGGCCCGCAAGGATTCTGCCGGGGCGCTGCGCTGGCCGGACTAA
- a CDS encoding 5-(carboxyamino)imidazole ribonucleotide synthase — translation MSLAPGSTIGIIGGGQLGRMLAMAAARLGYRTIVLEPQPDCPAAQVANRQIVAAYDDATALAELAGASAVVTYEFENVPVQAAETLAARVPVHPPARALEVAQDRVTEKSFLNGIGIPTAQFCPVDDDDQLTVALKKFSGSGVLKTRRLGYDGKGQRVFRNMESGGFAGTCEAMGNVPLILESLVAFEREISVIAARAQDGSTAAYDPAENVHREGILRTSTLPAAIGSDTAEAAKDAAAKILAALDYVGVIGVEFFVLADGSLLANELAPRVHNSGHWTEAAATVSQFEQHIRAVAGLPLGSAARHCDCVMENLVGDDMLKVPALLAEPDLMLHLYGKAESRPGRKMGHFTRILRRG, via the coding sequence GTGAGCCTGGCTCCGGGATCGACCATCGGCATCATCGGCGGCGGCCAGCTCGGCCGCATGCTGGCGATGGCCGCCGCCCGCCTCGGCTATCGCACCATCGTGCTGGAACCGCAGCCCGATTGCCCGGCGGCACAGGTCGCCAACCGGCAGATCGTCGCCGCCTATGACGATGCCACGGCGCTCGCTGAGCTGGCCGGCGCCAGCGCCGTCGTCACCTACGAATTCGAGAACGTTCCGGTTCAAGCGGCCGAAACGCTCGCCGCGCGCGTTCCGGTCCATCCGCCGGCCCGCGCGCTCGAAGTCGCGCAGGATCGCGTCACCGAGAAGAGTTTCCTGAACGGCATCGGCATTCCGACGGCGCAGTTCTGCCCCGTCGATGATGACGACCAGCTGACTGTGGCGCTGAAGAAGTTCAGCGGCAGCGGCGTCTTGAAGACGCGCCGCCTGGGCTATGACGGCAAGGGCCAGCGCGTCTTCCGCAACATGGAAAGCGGCGGCTTTGCCGGCACCTGCGAGGCGATGGGCAATGTGCCGCTTATCCTCGAATCGCTGGTCGCCTTCGAGCGCGAGATTTCGGTGATCGCCGCGCGGGCACAGGACGGTTCGACGGCCGCCTACGATCCGGCCGAGAACGTCCACCGCGAAGGCATTCTGCGAACTTCGACCCTGCCTGCCGCCATTGGATCCGATACGGCCGAGGCAGCCAAGGATGCGGCTGCAAAAATCCTCGCCGCGCTCGACTATGTCGGCGTCATCGGCGTCGAGTTCTTCGTCCTCGCCGACGGCTCGCTGCTGGCCAACGAGCTGGCGCCGCGCGTCCACAATTCCGGCCACTGGACCGAGGCCGCAGCAACCGTCTCGCAGTTCGAGCAGCATATCCGCGCCGTCGCCGGCCTGCCGCTGGGCTCAGCGGCCCGCCATTGCGACTGCGTCATGGAAAACCTGGTTGGCGACGACATGCTGAAGGTCCCGGCGCTGCTCGCCGAGCCCGACCTGATGCTGCATCTCTACGGCAAGGCGGAGTCCCGCCCCGGCCGCAAGATGGGCCATTTCACCCGGATTCTTCGGCGGGGCTAA
- a CDS encoding amino acid ABC transporter ATP-binding protein — translation MAISSNDSPALLDIAEVSKSFGSVGVLGSVSLKVAKGEVVTVIGPSGSGKTTLLRCVNFLESYDSGSIRIDGKEVGFRDGGARQRRSERDLAAMRAETGMVFQGFNLFPHLTAAGNIMLGLTKVRGKSNAEARSIAEHWLGRVGLAHKADSLPAELSGGQQQRVGIARAVAMEPKILLLDEITSALDPELVAEVLAVVKSLAEDGMTMVMVTHEMAFARDASSRIVFMADGGVSAVGPPKEVLASETTNERLRTFLARFRASHF, via the coding sequence ATGGCCATAAGCTCCAACGACAGCCCAGCACTTCTCGATATAGCCGAGGTCTCAAAATCCTTTGGCTCGGTCGGGGTGCTGGGCTCGGTCAGCCTCAAGGTGGCGAAGGGCGAGGTGGTCACCGTCATCGGGCCGTCCGGCAGCGGCAAGACCACGCTGCTGCGCTGTGTCAACTTCCTTGAAAGCTACGACAGCGGCTCCATCCGCATCGACGGCAAGGAGGTCGGTTTTCGCGACGGCGGCGCACGGCAGCGGCGCAGCGAACGCGACCTGGCCGCCATGCGCGCCGAGACCGGCATGGTCTTCCAGGGCTTCAACCTCTTCCCGCATCTGACGGCGGCCGGCAACATCATGCTCGGCCTCACCAAGGTGCGCGGCAAGAGCAATGCCGAGGCGCGCTCGATCGCCGAACATTGGCTGGGCCGCGTCGGTCTCGCCCACAAGGCCGACAGCCTGCCTGCCGAGCTTTCGGGCGGCCAGCAGCAGCGAGTCGGCATTGCCCGGGCGGTCGCCATGGAACCGAAAATCCTGCTGCTCGACGAGATCACTTCGGCACTCGACCCGGAGCTTGTCGCCGAGGTGCTGGCCGTGGTGAAGAGCCTCGCCGAAGACGGCATGACCATGGTGATGGTGACGCACGAAATGGCGTTTGCCCGCGATGCGTCCAGCCGCATCGTCTTCATGGCCGATGGCGGCGTCAGCGCCGTCGGACCGCCGAAGGAGGTCCTCGCTTCGGAGACGACCAACGAGCGATTGCGTACCTTCCTGGCGCGCTTCCGCGCCTCGCATTTCTGA
- the purE gene encoding 5-(carboxyamino)imidazole ribonucleotide mutase — protein sequence MTDQSADVAIIMGSQSDWATMRQAAETLDALGIPHRRLIVSAHRTPDRLYDFAKGAKAAGYKVIIAGAGGAAHLPGMTAAMTPLPVFGVPVESKTLSGQDSLLSIVQMPAGIPVGTLAIGKAGAANAALLAAAVLALNDEKLAARLDAWRAAQTAKVASEPADTP from the coding sequence TTGACCGACCAGAGTGCCGACGTCGCCATCATCATGGGCAGCCAGTCCGACTGGGCGACGATGCGCCAGGCGGCGGAAACGCTGGACGCGCTGGGCATCCCGCACAGAAGGCTGATCGTCTCGGCGCACCGCACGCCCGACCGCCTCTATGACTTCGCCAAGGGCGCCAAGGCGGCCGGCTACAAGGTGATCATCGCCGGCGCTGGCGGCGCGGCGCATTTGCCCGGCATGACGGCGGCAATGACGCCGCTCCCCGTCTTCGGCGTGCCGGTCGAATCCAAGACGCTGTCCGGCCAGGATTCGCTACTTTCCATCGTGCAGATGCCGGCCGGCATTCCGGTCGGCACTTTAGCCATCGGCAAGGCCGGGGCCGCCAATGCGGCGCTTCTCGCCGCAGCGGTGCTGGCGCTCAACGATGAAAAGCTCGCCGCCCGGCTCGACGCCTGGCGCGCCGCCCAGACGGCCAAGGTCGCCAGCGAGCCGGCGGATACGCCGTGA
- a CDS encoding lysozyme inhibitor LprI family protein, with amino-acid sequence MRRLFLPASLVLLATAPAAWGQECDRNDDSQSMMTICANTDYEAADAKLNAAYKDIVGGNDENANKLLQTAQRAWIAFRDAECAYSTADSEGGSIHPMEVSQCLTELTNERTKQITSGPNCRDGDPSCASPDEDEDQDMQ; translated from the coding sequence ATGCGCCGTCTCTTCCTGCCAGCCAGCCTCGTCCTCCTGGCAACCGCCCCGGCAGCCTGGGGACAAGAATGCGACCGCAACGACGACAGCCAGTCGATGATGACGATTTGCGCCAACACCGACTATGAAGCGGCGGATGCCAAGCTCAACGCCGCCTACAAGGATATCGTCGGCGGCAATGACGAGAACGCCAACAAGCTGCTGCAGACGGCGCAACGCGCCTGGATCGCCTTCCGGGACGCCGAATGCGCCTATTCGACCGCCGACAGCGAGGGCGGCTCCATCCATCCGATGGAGGTTTCGCAATGCCTGACGGAGCTCACTAACGAGCGCACCAAGCAGATCACCTCCGGGCCAAACTGTCGGGACGGCGACCCGAGTTGCGCCAGCCCGGACGAGGACGAAGACCAGGATATGCAGTAG